AAGCGCCGGTGCCTCGATGTGATCGGGGTGCGGATTCATTCGCTCGCAAAGAGCCTTCAAAGCGCGTCGCAGATTCTCTCGCTGGGAAATCGTCTGGTCATAAATCACTTCTTCGCGATTCTTTTTATGCGTCAGCTTGATCGCCGCAGACTCACTTTGGTCATCCGGAACGAACAATCGAATCGCTATGTCTTCCGCGTTGATTTCCATCACGTCACCTTTTGAAACGAAAGAATCCTCGCATCGCATGTCAATTGCGATTCATTGTAACTCGTTCACCCGGGTCAGGCGGGATCGTCTGGCAAACCGTCGTGCAAGATTCTCGATTCAATGGGGCCGACTCCTTTGCCAAACCCCGGTGCGATACTGATTGCGTGGTTTACGGCCATGATCGCAAACTGGATTGCCGACTCCACTTGCGGCACCTTGCCGTTTCCATCGGTCGTGAGCGTCATACGGGCCGTGATTGTGGCTGCCAGCGAACAACCGGCTCCATGCGTTTGGTTGGTCGGGTGGTTTTGCGTTTCGATCGTTGCGACTTTCTCTTCGTCGGCTAACACATGCACTCGCGATCCGTCAATGATTCCCGCCTTTACTAAAACGGCCGATGGTCCTAGCTCTCGCAGTTCCGCCGCGGCTTGCACCATCTCGTCGAGTCCATCGACATCACGGCCTATCAGGCGCTGTAATTCCAAAGCGTTCGGAGTTGCCAATGTTGCTTGTGGCAACAAATAATCACGGTACGCAGAGACGGCGGTATCATCAGCGAGCAAGTCCCCGTGCTTACTCACCAGCACGGGATCGATGATCAGGTCCCCGCCATAGCCCTCGAGTTTTCCCGCAATCGCAGCAATCGCGTCTGCGTTGCCCAACGCACCGGTCTTAATCGCCAAAGGAGGAATGTCGTTAAGCACACAATCCAACTGCTGTTCGATTAGTCCGACGTCGAGAAGTTCGATGCGATGCACACCAACCGTGTTTTGCACCGTAACCATCGTCAACACGGTCATTCCATAGACGCCGTTTTGCTGAAACGCTTTCAGATCAGCCTGAATACCTGCGCCGCCACTGGGATCCGATCCCCCGATTGCGAGTGCAATGGAATCGCGGGCGAGTGTGATTGTTCGAGTAGCCATGTTCGCGATTCGCTGAGTCAGAAGGAAACCAATGCTTAGGCAACTTAGAACACCACTGGCAACCTCTCAAGGCGTTGCCACGCGAGAGCTTCGAATTTCCGGTTGCATGAAACCTTTGTCCCATCAACACTCTTTCCTATGAGCACCAACACCGAACCATCGCTGACCACTGAACTGTTAGCGAATTACGCCGAACGCTATGACGGACTTATCTTCGATTGCGACGGCACGCTATCGCACTCGATGCCGCTTCATTACATCGCGTGGCGCGACACTATGGCTCGATACGGGATTGAGTTTTTGGAAGACCGATTCTATTCCATGGGTGGAATGCCCAGTGAGCAGATTATCGCAATCCTTTCCCAAGAACAAAACGTTTCCGTTCCTACGGATCAGGCTGCCGCAGAAAAAGAAGCAGCCTTTGCGGATCAGATTTTAGACCTGATGCCGGTGACTGCGATCGTTGAAGTAGTTCGCCAGCACGTGGGTCGATTGCCCATGTCGGTAGCTAGCGGCGGCATTCGGCCAATCATCGATCAGCAGCTTCAGCAGATCGGGTTGGACTCGATTTTTGCCGCGATCGTAACCGCCGAGGACACGGAACGTCACAAACCTGAACCGGATGTATTCCTGGAAGCGGCCAGACGCCTGAACATTCCACCAGAAAGATGCATCGTGTTTGAGGATTCACCTCTGGGGTTTACCGCGGCCTTTCGTGCGGGCATGGATTGCGTCGACGTACGCCCATTCCATCAAAAGTAATCGCGTGCAAATGTAAATGCGTGCCCGCCGATTGTGTATTTCTTTGCCACAACCTGCTGCTGGACTGCTGTGGCGTCGTGTCGAACATCGCTTGAGCGGATATGCTAGAGACTAGCAACGATTGAAACGACGTTGCTGCCTCATTTCGCTTTTCTGTTTCGGTTTCACGCTCCCAATATGCTCCATGTCTAGCCAATCCAAGATTGAACTTTCGCCGCAGTTACTCCGAAGACTCCACCGCATCCATCGCCAATTGGCGGATTTAAGGTCTCAGGTCAAACGAGCACCGATTCAGATCAAGGCCAGCCAAGCCCGCGTCGATCAGGCGGAAGCAAAAGTCGAGGATGCCAAAGAGAGACTTAAGCAGGCGAAGAAGACTGCGGACCAAAAGCAACTGCAACTTAAAGAGCGAGAAGACCGAATTGTGACGCTTGAGCGAAAGCTCAACGAAGCAGCCAGCAACGTTGAATTCACCACCTTCCAAGAACAAATCGCTGCCGATCGAAAGGCCAACGAAGTACTCAGCGATGAGGTCTTTGAGGTGCTGGAACAAATTGACGAGATCAACGCTCAACTCGAAGGTGTTACCAAAGACCTTGAGTCAGAGAAAAGCGATCACGAAAAACGCGTCAGCGAAATCAAAGCACGTCAGGAAGTTGCCGAAGGCGACCTGAAACGCGCCGAAGCAGAATTAGAGAGCAGCGAAACAGAAATTCCTGCGGTCGTTCGAAGCGATTACGATCGCGTTGTAGGGGCAAAGGGCGAAGACGCGCTGGCTCCCGTCGACGAAGACTCCTGTGGATGCTGCTGCCAAACCCTAACCACTCAGTACGTAGAACAACTGCGGATGTCAAAGTTAACCCGATGTCCAAGTTGCCACGCATTCCTATACCTGCCTGAAGACCGCCGGGTGAAATAGTCCATTGAGCCAAAATTTTTTCAACAAATTTTCAATTGCTCCTTGGGGGAACGAATCTGCAATTCGGATGGCCCGACCTTACGATCTTGACCCTCAATTATGAAGCCCCTCTGAGGAATCTGATCATGTTTGTTCTTGGCATCATTGGGAGCATCGCGGGCGGCAAATCCACCGCTAGCGCGATATTACAGGAACTCGGTGCCACTTGGATCAACGCTGATGCGATCGCCCGATCCGTCCTCGATCGCCCCGAAGTCGTTGAGAAATTGATCGGTTATTTCGGTGATTCCATCGTCCTAAAGAGTCCCCCGAAACAGGGTACACACCCCCAAATAGACCGCGCCGCGCTTGGAAAGCTTGTTTTCGGGGATGACGATTCCAAGCGTTTAGCCTTACTATACTTAGAAAGTGTCGTTCACCCGATCGTTCGCCACGAAATCATGTCGATTCTAAAACAGTGCAGCCAGCAACAAGTTCAAGTTGCATTGCTAGATGTACCGTTACTTTTCGAATCGCACTGGGACGTCGCGTGCGATTCTATTTGGTGCATCGACGCACCACTGCAAACCAGAATCACCCGAGTTCAACAGCGAGGCTGGTCGGCCGATGAATTGATTCGCCGAGAAGCGAACCAACTGAGCATTGATCGAAAGCGTGCACTCAGTGATTTGGTAATCGATAACAACTCATCCATCACCTACTTCACCAATATTATTCGCCAACATTGGCAATCCCTCATGCAATCACTTTCGCCGATCGGTGAAGTGAACACTTCAGTAGTCCATGACTCCCATTGTCTTTGACTCATAGCTTGAAACGGGAACCTCCCGCTCTTACCTCTTCTCTTCCCACCTGGCGACATCGCCAATCCCTTCTCCCTTTCTCTTCATTCCATCATGCCTTCCCAACGCCATACACCCCGAGATGACCGGGGCCCCGAAAAGCGTGGACATTCAGAACACACGTCGTCGTCATCAAACGACAGCCCCCGCAGTGGCCAGCGAGAGTATCGCGACTACAAAAACAATCGTGGACGCCCACGACATCCTGACAAGGAAGTGGACAAGCGCGTCCGAGAACTCGACGCCGAAAGAGATCCACTTTCGTTGCCAGAGGAGATCGTTAGCGAAGCGACCAAGGCCGGCCAACGTGTTGGGATTCCACTTACGCGGCAAGATGATGCCCAATGGAATATCTCTGACCTGCAACAATCGCCGCTTGAAACCCTAAAAGCAATTGCGGGTACGTTCGGGATCGCACCTAGCGATGGCGCAAGTAAGCAAGAGCTAATCTTCGAGATCCTAAAGTCTCGGATGAAAGCTAACGGCTTGATGTTCGGCGAGGGAACCCTAGAGATACTTCCCGATGGGTTCGGGTTCCTGCGATCATCAAACTACCACTACTTATCGTGCCCTGATGATATCTACGTTTCGCCAAGTCAAATTCGTCGATTCGGTTTGCAAACGGGAAGTCACGTCGCCGGTCAGATTCGCCCACCGAAAGAGAACGAGCGTTACTTTGCCTTGCTGCGTATCGAAGCGATCAATCGACTTGATCCATCGGCACGCCGAAAGACAGTTCCGTTTGACGATTTGACTCCGCTGCATCCTGACAAGCGAATCATCATGGAGCATGCCTCAAGCGATATGTCCACTCGCATTGTCGACATGCTAACACCGATTGGTTTTGGGCAACGGGGGCTGATCGTTAGCCCACCTCGCGCAGGAAAAACGATCCTGATGCAGCAGATGGCGCGATCGGTATTGACGAATTATCCTAACGCCTACGTATTCATCTTGTTGATCGATGAGCGTCCCGAAGAGGTCACGGATATGGAACGCGAGGTCCGCGGTCCTCAGTGTGAAGTGATCAGCAGCACATTTGACGAACCGGCCCAGCGACACATCCAGGTCGCCCAGATGGTGATCGAGAAAGCGAAGCGGATGGTTGAATCGGGGACGGACGTCGTTATCTTTCTTGATTCCATCACTCGGTTCGCTCGAGCCCACAACAGCGAGGGTGAATCCACGGGCAAACTACTCACCGGTGGTTTAGACGCGGGAGCACTGCAGAAACCGAAAGCCTTTTTTGGGTCAGCAAGAAAAGTCGAAGAGGGCGGTTCGTTGACCATTCTCGCGACCGCCTTGGTTGATACGGGAAGCCGGATGGACGATGTAATCTTTGAAGAGTTCAAGGGTACCGGTAACCTTGAAATCGTACTTGATCGAGACTTAGTGGATCGACGGATATGGCCAGCGATTGATATTTCGCGAAGCGGTACCCGTCGCGAAGAAATGTTACTGGACCCGAACGAGTACAAACGCATATCAGCGCTTCGCCGATCGATCGCTGACCAATCGCCCGCCGATGCGATGCACAGTTTGGTGAAGCAACTGGCGAAGACTCAAAACAACGCAGAATTTCTGCTCAGCGTGAAAGACGAAGACTAAGCACCTATGAATTCATCGTTACCTGAGATCACCGGATTGGACGGTGATTTGCCAGAGGGAAAAATTGCGATCATCGCCAGTCGTTACAACCCGGCCATCTGCGACAAACTAGTCGCGGGCGCGGTCGCAACGCTAACCGAAGCAGGCTACCCCGAAAGTTCAATCCTAGTGGTGCGTGTTCCGGGTGCTTGGGAACTTCCCACGATTGTGCAAACCGTGCTTGATCATCAAGACGTCATCGCGGCAATTGCGTTGGGGTGCGTGATCAAGGGCGAGACCACTCACGACGAACACATCAATCGAGCTGTGAGCTTGTCGTTGATGGAAATGGGAGTCGACACGGGAATCCCGATCGCTTTTGGACTGCTGACCTGCAACACACTCGAGCAGGCGATTCAGCGCAGCGGGGGTAACGTTGGCAATAAAGGCAACGAATCCGCAGAAGCCATCCTTGAACTGCTGAGGCTAAACGAAAAGCTGTCGAAGTAACGACATTCTCTTTCTAGCCAAAGCTGAACGTGAACCAATTATTCCGATCGCACTTCGATCGCGTTGATCAGTTTTTCGGTACCCATAGTGGTACGGGCAAGTGCGAATGCCACTGAACGGTCTTCTTCCCGTTCGACATGGCCGGTTAGCTTTAGACCCTGCACGTCCTCGACGCATTGCACATGCTCGAGTCCATTTCGGCGCAGTGCGGTCGTCACTTTTTCGCAGAGTTGACGTTTTTCTAAGCTGCTGTCCATCACTGATTTCACTTGCGAGTTTTCCCGTTTTTCGTCGAATGTCGAATTGAAGGTGCCGGTTATCCCTATCGTACCAAGGTCACATCTAGGGAATTGAGACTGACACAATTCGATGCAGAGCCCTCGACGCTTTGGTGACTGCGTCAAGGCCACCGAATTCTTCGGTCAACCTGCCAAATCTAACAGCCTGCGCCATGCAACTTCTATTCTCTTGCTCAATCCTACCTTTCGCCACGGGACTAAACGCCTAAAATCCACCAGCAATCGCAGATATATACCGTTCGCATCTGAACAATCCACAGCAACACACGCTGCGTGTTCAATTCTCCTTTGTTGGCCCACTTCTTACATGGCACGCTACAACCCGTCCGAAATTGAACCGAAATGGCAGTCTTTTTGGGACTCAGATCAAACATTTGCGACCGACAGGCTGCCCAAGGCGTCAAAACGGTATATTTTGGACATGTTTCCCTACCCCAGTGGTGACGGATTGCATGTGGGGCATCCGGAGGGCTACACCGCTACCGACATCGTTTCTCGCTTCTGTCGAGCCCGTGGGATCAGCGTTCTGCATCCGATGGGGTTCGATGCATTTGGTTTACCCGCCGAGGAACACGCGATAAAGACGGGCGAACACCCGCGAATTCAAACTCAGCGAAACATAGACAACTTTACTCGGCAACTGAAAATGCTGGGTTTCAGTTACGACTGGGATCGTGTTCTCTCTACTACCGACGAGGATTACTTCAAGTGGACCCAGTGGATCTTCCTAGAACTCTTTGACACCTGGTTCGACGAGGAATCCAACAAAGGTCGCCCCATTTCGGAACTGCCGATTCCGGACCCAATCCGCCAGGAAGGCCAAGCTAGCATCGAGGCCTATCGGGATTCAAAGCGTTTGGCCTACCAGGATGATGCATTGGTGAACTGGTGTCCCGCCTTGGGCACAGTCCTCGCTAACGAGGAAGTCAAAGACGGACTGAGCGACCGTGGCGACCATCCCGTCCAACGAATCCCCCTTCGACAATGGATGCTGCGGATTACCGCCTACGCCGAACGATTGCTCGAAGGGCTCGACGACCTCGATTGGCCAGTCGGGATTAAGAAGTTGCAACAGGATTGGATCGGCCGTAGCACAGGAGCCGAGGTCGACTTTTACATCGGTGGCACCGACGACTCGACATGGCGCAGCCAACGGAAATCGGGTGGACTGCCCGAGGTCGCAGACGACGATTCGCTTCGTGTCTACACCACCCGCCCCGATACGCTTTTTGGTGCGACCTACATGGTCGTCTCGCCAGAGCATCCGCTCGTGGACAAGTTGACCGTAGATGCACAACGCCAAGCTGTAAGCGATTACCGCGAAAAAGCGTCCTTCAAGAGCGATCGCGAACGCACGGATGGCGGCAAGGAAAAAACGGGCGTCTTCACTGGGTCACACGCGATCAATCCGGTCACCGGCAAACCGATTCCAGTTTGGATTGCTGATTATGTTCTGGCGGGCTATGGAACCGGCGCGATCATGGCGGTACCGGCGCACGATGATCGCGACTTTGAATTTGCTAAGCAATTCGAATTGCCCGTGATTCCCGTCGTTGATCCACCGGCGGACCTCGAAGACCGTGAAGCGATCCTCGCTGGCGAAGTCTGCTTCGTCGCCGAAGGTCAAGCTATCAACAGCGGTGAATTTGATGGGCAAACCACCGAACAAGTTAAGGCAGCAGTAACGGCTTCGCTGGCCAACGATGGCTTGGGACGCGAAGCCGTCAATTTCAAATTGCGAGATTGGCTATTCAGTCGCCAACGTTTCTGGGGCGAACCTTTTCCCATCTTGCATGAAGTTGACGCTGATAACGAACCCACCGGTATCAAGCGAGCGGTCCCGTTTGATCAATTACCCGTAACGCTTCCCGATTTGGAAGACTTCAAACCGCACGGTCGGCCCGAACCACCATTGGCTAAGGCGGACGACGATTGGTTGTACACCACGATCGACGGCAAACGCTATCGTCGCGAGACTAATACGATGCCTCAGTGGGCAGGATCTTGCTGGTACTTCTTGCGGTACATCGATCCCAAGAACAAGACCGCAATGGTCGACCCCGAACTTGAGAAGGCTTGGATGCCCGTGGACCTCTATGTCGGCGGCGCGGAACACGCGGTTTTGCATTTGCTCTACTCGCGGTTTTGGCACAAGGTCCTGTACGACCGAGGTCATGTTTCGACACCCGAGCCATTTGGCCGACTGGTCAACCAAGGCATGATCTTGGGTGCGCCCCAGTACCACATGTCGC
This region of Rubripirellula amarantea genomic DNA includes:
- the leuS gene encoding leucine--tRNA ligase; amino-acid sequence: MARYNPSEIEPKWQSFWDSDQTFATDRLPKASKRYILDMFPYPSGDGLHVGHPEGYTATDIVSRFCRARGISVLHPMGFDAFGLPAEEHAIKTGEHPRIQTQRNIDNFTRQLKMLGFSYDWDRVLSTTDEDYFKWTQWIFLELFDTWFDEESNKGRPISELPIPDPIRQEGQASIEAYRDSKRLAYQDDALVNWCPALGTVLANEEVKDGLSDRGDHPVQRIPLRQWMLRITAYAERLLEGLDDLDWPVGIKKLQQDWIGRSTGAEVDFYIGGTDDSTWRSQRKSGGLPEVADDDSLRVYTTRPDTLFGATYMVVSPEHPLVDKLTVDAQRQAVSDYREKASFKSDRERTDGGKEKTGVFTGSHAINPVTGKPIPVWIADYVLAGYGTGAIMAVPAHDDRDFEFAKQFELPVIPVVDPPADLEDREAILAGEVCFVAEGQAINSGEFDGQTTEQVKAAVTASLANDGLGREAVNFKLRDWLFSRQRFWGEPFPILHEVDADNEPTGIKRAVPFDQLPVTLPDLEDFKPHGRPEPPLAKADDDWLYTTIDGKRYRRETNTMPQWAGSCWYFLRYIDPKNKTAMVDPELEKAWMPVDLYVGGAEHAVLHLLYSRFWHKVLYDRGHVSTPEPFGRLVNQGMILGAPQYHMSPTAYQESKSTLADIGLEGTTVGEGDKATVVLRHIDDHSDLRDDETEKKKGKTTISGTDIGVLAKADKMSKSRGNVVNPDDIVREYGADSLRLYEMFMGPLEATKPWSMDGVGGVRNFLDRVWRMIVDSRSDNDDLNSAINDESLNEDDNRVLHQTIKKVTEDTEAMSFNTAIARMMEFTNHFSKSDSRPRATMNTFLILLAPYAPHLAEELWSKLGGTGSIARQPWPTWDESAIASSTIEVPVQVNGKIKAKLQVAADIGKDDLAKVALADSAIKDLIEGKTIVKQIVVPGRLVNLVVK
- the thiD gene encoding bifunctional hydroxymethylpyrimidine kinase/phosphomethylpyrimidine kinase, encoding MATRTITLARDSIALAIGGSDPSGGAGIQADLKAFQQNGVYGMTVLTMVTVQNTVGVHRIELLDVGLIEQQLDCVLNDIPPLAIKTGALGNADAIAAIAGKLEGYGGDLIIDPVLVSKHGDLLADDTAVSAYRDYLLPQATLATPNALELQRLIGRDVDGLDEMVQAAAELRELGPSAVLVKAGIIDGSRVHVLADEEKVATIETQNHPTNQTHGAGCSLAATITARMTLTTDGNGKVPQVESAIQFAIMAVNHAISIAPGFGKGVGPIESRILHDGLPDDPA
- the coaE gene encoding dephospho-CoA kinase (Dephospho-CoA kinase (CoaE) performs the final step in coenzyme A biosynthesis.); the encoded protein is MFVLGIIGSIAGGKSTASAILQELGATWINADAIARSVLDRPEVVEKLIGYFGDSIVLKSPPKQGTHPQIDRAALGKLVFGDDDSKRLALLYLESVVHPIVRHEIMSILKQCSQQQVQVALLDVPLLFESHWDVACDSIWCIDAPLQTRITRVQQRGWSADELIRREANQLSIDRKRALSDLVIDNNSSITYFTNIIRQHWQSLMQSLSPIGEVNTSVVHDSHCL
- a CDS encoding zinc ribbon domain-containing protein translates to MSSQSKIELSPQLLRRLHRIHRQLADLRSQVKRAPIQIKASQARVDQAEAKVEDAKERLKQAKKTADQKQLQLKEREDRIVTLERKLNEAASNVEFTTFQEQIAADRKANEVLSDEVFEVLEQIDEINAQLEGVTKDLESEKSDHEKRVSEIKARQEVAEGDLKRAEAELESSETEIPAVVRSDYDRVVGAKGEDALAPVDEDSCGCCCQTLTTQYVEQLRMSKLTRCPSCHAFLYLPEDRRVK
- the ribH gene encoding 6,7-dimethyl-8-ribityllumazine synthase; its protein translation is MNSSLPEITGLDGDLPEGKIAIIASRYNPAICDKLVAGAVATLTEAGYPESSILVVRVPGAWELPTIVQTVLDHQDVIAAIALGCVIKGETTHDEHINRAVSLSLMEMGVDTGIPIAFGLLTCNTLEQAIQRSGGNVGNKGNESAEAILELLRLNEKLSK
- a CDS encoding HAD family hydrolase; translated protein: MSTNTEPSLTTELLANYAERYDGLIFDCDGTLSHSMPLHYIAWRDTMARYGIEFLEDRFYSMGGMPSEQIIAILSQEQNVSVPTDQAAAEKEAAFADQILDLMPVTAIVEVVRQHVGRLPMSVASGGIRPIIDQQLQQIGLDSIFAAIVTAEDTERHKPEPDVFLEAARRLNIPPERCIVFEDSPLGFTAAFRAGMDCVDVRPFHQK
- the rho gene encoding transcription termination factor Rho; protein product: MPSQRHTPRDDRGPEKRGHSEHTSSSSNDSPRSGQREYRDYKNNRGRPRHPDKEVDKRVRELDAERDPLSLPEEIVSEATKAGQRVGIPLTRQDDAQWNISDLQQSPLETLKAIAGTFGIAPSDGASKQELIFEILKSRMKANGLMFGEGTLEILPDGFGFLRSSNYHYLSCPDDIYVSPSQIRRFGLQTGSHVAGQIRPPKENERYFALLRIEAINRLDPSARRKTVPFDDLTPLHPDKRIIMEHASSDMSTRIVDMLTPIGFGQRGLIVSPPRAGKTILMQQMARSVLTNYPNAYVFILLIDERPEEVTDMEREVRGPQCEVISSTFDEPAQRHIQVAQMVIEKAKRMVESGTDVVIFLDSITRFARAHNSEGESTGKLLTGGLDAGALQKPKAFFGSARKVEEGGSLTILATALVDTGSRMDDVIFEEFKGTGNLEIVLDRDLVDRRIWPAIDISRSGTRREEMLLDPNEYKRISALRRSIADQSPADAMHSLVKQLAKTQNNAEFLLSVKDED